The Sphingobacterium bambusae genome includes a window with the following:
- a CDS encoding SusD/RagB family nutrient-binding outer membrane lipoprotein, whose amino-acid sequence MKMTQKITKFFLATAAVSALFSCQKLTDINENPNSAASAHPQALLPKVEWDAFRAWRGTSPLYTLKMIVQTDGENANQIYNWQRGSFDPYSQLRNVIKMEEEAVRVADPTYLALAKFFRAYYFYNLTLTFGDIPYSEALQGETSQVYTPKYDSQKDVFVGILKELEEANDILQEQEGGIIKGDIIYGEQAAQWVKAVNAFRLKVLMTLSMKENDASLNIKSQFASIYQNEPLIGENDDAQLQFLNQDGNRYPEFNSSGYGSGMYMDSTFIKRLQDHQDPRLFMLATRTREAEEQGLALDNFAAYEGGDPIAPYAQVNAKAVRGKLSKVLERYTQDATTEPLQLISHAEQQFILAEAIVRGWISGDANAVYNEGVRSAFKFYETYAKGLSSFVGAAKVDAYLQQTSVRLDAVPSNEEKIARIMMQKYLRSFHQGGYSAYFDHLRTGYPALRKSANVQTAYRWMYPQEEYNINGANVSAAIQTQFSGNDNIRSKPWWVQ is encoded by the coding sequence ATGAAAATGACACAAAAAATAACAAAGTTTTTTTTGGCTACTGCGGCCGTTTCGGCGCTATTCTCTTGCCAAAAGCTAACCGATATCAACGAAAACCCAAATTCTGCTGCCAGCGCGCATCCGCAGGCTCTGCTTCCTAAGGTGGAGTGGGACGCTTTTCGTGCTTGGCGTGGTACCTCGCCCCTGTATACTTTAAAGATGATTGTGCAGACTGATGGCGAGAACGCTAACCAAATCTATAATTGGCAAAGGGGAAGTTTTGATCCCTACAGCCAGTTGCGCAATGTGATCAAAATGGAGGAGGAAGCTGTCCGTGTGGCAGATCCTACCTATTTGGCGTTGGCAAAGTTCTTCCGGGCCTATTACTTTTACAACCTGACCCTAACTTTCGGAGATATCCCGTATTCGGAAGCCTTGCAAGGGGAAACGTCGCAGGTTTACACACCAAAGTATGACAGCCAGAAAGATGTTTTTGTGGGAATTTTGAAGGAACTCGAAGAGGCTAACGATATCCTGCAGGAGCAAGAAGGAGGAATTATCAAAGGGGATATCATCTATGGAGAGCAAGCTGCGCAATGGGTCAAAGCGGTGAACGCCTTTCGCTTGAAGGTGTTGATGACATTGTCGATGAAAGAAAACGATGCGAGCCTCAATATCAAAAGCCAATTCGCGTCGATCTACCAAAACGAACCACTTATAGGTGAAAACGATGATGCACAACTGCAGTTTTTGAACCAAGATGGAAACCGATACCCGGAGTTTAACTCCAGCGGCTACGGCTCGGGGATGTATATGGACTCTACGTTTATCAAAAGATTACAGGACCATCAAGATCCACGCTTGTTCATGCTGGCAACGCGCACGCGCGAGGCAGAAGAACAGGGGCTGGCTTTAGACAATTTTGCGGCTTACGAAGGAGGAGATCCTATTGCCCCGTATGCACAGGTAAATGCTAAAGCGGTACGCGGCAAGCTCTCAAAAGTGCTTGAAAGGTATACACAAGATGCTACCACAGAGCCGTTACAATTGATCAGCCATGCCGAGCAGCAGTTTATCTTGGCAGAAGCGATCGTGCGTGGTTGGATAAGTGGTGATGCTAATGCGGTGTACAATGAAGGTGTTCGTTCGGCTTTTAAATTCTACGAGACCTATGCAAAAGGGCTGTCCAGTTTCGTGGGAGCGGCTAAGGTTGATGCTTATCTGCAACAGACGAGCGTACGCTTGGACGCTGTGCCTAGCAACGAAGAAAAGATTGCGCGAATCATGATGCAGAAATATTTGCGTTCCTTCCATCAGGGAGGCTATTCTGCTTATTTCGATCATCTACGGACCGGATATCCTGCCTTGCGCAAATCTGCCAACGTACAAACGGCCTATCGCTGGATGTATCCACAGGAGGAATACAATATTAATGGTGCAAATGTTTCCGCGGCTATACAAACCCAGTTTAGCGGAAACGACAACATCCGCAGTAAACCTTGGTGGGTGCAGTAA
- a CDS encoding glutaminyl-peptide cyclotransferase — protein sequence MKSFEKTKYLQLIAAVLTVLIVFMACGNEEKDRNKENDRSPALTQGIKFQGIKSRYVPGEELVLLLDSLSGTVDSIAYFLGDNKLSVVKANTAVKHTLTNERFGKQVVRAILYNGADREEQSLAFDFLPALKPALWRYRIVKKYPHDKSAYTQGLEFYRGNLMESTGNGMGRSGKQGKSSIRLVNPNTGLPIIKVELPDAIFGEGATVLQGKIYQLTYTNNLAYVYDAQSLKKIDSLPYFQAMEGWGLTNDGKTLYMSDGSETIYQVDPKDFTKKGYINVATNERTIPKANEMEWVDGKIYANFFEEDVIAVIDPKTGTVEALIDLSALSEQVGQHIDLDVLNGIAYNKESGTFFVTGKNWDTMFEIAILKD from the coding sequence GTGAAATCATTCGAAAAAACAAAATATCTGCAGCTAATCGCTGCTGTTTTGACGGTATTAATCGTTTTTATGGCCTGTGGCAACGAAGAGAAAGATCGAAATAAAGAAAATGATCGATCGCCGGCTTTGACGCAGGGTATAAAATTTCAAGGAATCAAAAGCAGGTATGTGCCCGGCGAAGAGCTGGTACTGTTATTGGATAGCCTTTCCGGGACGGTCGATTCCATTGCCTATTTCTTGGGAGACAATAAACTGAGTGTGGTAAAGGCCAATACAGCCGTTAAGCATACCCTTACGAATGAACGTTTTGGAAAGCAGGTGGTTCGTGCGATCTTGTACAACGGCGCAGACAGAGAGGAACAATCTTTGGCTTTTGATTTTTTACCTGCGTTGAAACCGGCATTGTGGCGTTACCGCATAGTCAAGAAGTATCCCCATGATAAAAGTGCATACACACAGGGCTTAGAGTTCTATCGAGGTAACCTCATGGAGAGTACTGGAAATGGAATGGGCAGAAGTGGTAAGCAGGGAAAATCGAGTATTCGGCTAGTGAATCCTAACACAGGGCTGCCAATCATAAAAGTAGAACTGCCAGACGCTATTTTTGGGGAAGGAGCCACCGTGTTGCAGGGTAAGATTTATCAGCTGACCTATACAAACAATCTCGCCTACGTTTACGATGCACAAAGCTTGAAGAAAATCGATAGTTTGCCTTATTTTCAAGCAATGGAAGGCTGGGGGCTAACCAATGATGGCAAAACACTATATATGTCTGATGGATCAGAGACGATTTATCAGGTGGATCCAAAGGATTTTACGAAAAAAGGATATATCAATGTGGCCACCAATGAGCGAACTATTCCAAAAGCCAACGAGATGGAATGGGTTGACGGGAAGATTTATGCTAATTTTTTTGAGGAAGATGTCATCGCGGTTATCGACCCGAAAACGGGAACTGTGGAGGCCTTAATTGATCTTTCTGCATTGAGTGAGCAAGTAGGGCAGCATATAGACCTTGACGTGCTTAATGGAATTGCCTATAATAAAGAATCCGGAACCTTCTTTGTAACTGGAAAAAATTGGGATACGATGTTTGAAATAGCGATCTTGAAAGACTAG
- a CDS encoding SusC/RagA family TonB-linked outer membrane protein, translating into MNELNFRSAKPMTKLAIALGLSMALSIHGAWSTPKPNTDEASAAISVGAQGAASGQITSESGEALLGATITNLRTQQMTSSDFNGKFVIEAQRGDVLEIKAMGYKVQQQSYNGNSLTIELTKEESAIEEVVVTAIGIKKQKKKVGYATQEVNTEVLQQSKTMNIGNALTGQVAGLIVNNPTGIFQAPSFNLRGKTNLLIVVDGIPVETNFYDIPSQNIENINVLKGVTASSLYGARGKEGAILITTKQAKADKLQFTVGSTNMFSAGFTVFPESQMEYGSGSNGKYEFWDGADGGISDGDMAWGPKLNSGIQVPQWNSPIRDKQTGEVIPWWGDVSGTMYDDKSRYERVPIDWVAHDNLRDFLGTGFVTENNATIAYKNDKLSIFASGKYAFQKGQVPNSQLTTGGANINSSYRFTPNLQFDLNLSYNKVKSPNYPRYGYGPKNHMYTILLWMGNDVNGKELSEHYYIPGQEGFRQANYNYAWYNNPYFAANELNQMHDLDVLHGQSTLNWKVSSKFMVQGRVSARQKTLFEDMQVPKSYMNYGDSRNGDYKTWDNKQVNFDADVLATYTEQFSENFGLTLNAGGSTFKRDIRNAFISTDGLVAPFIYNIGNSQGPIKTLISGDDKSNSYIREKVIRSAYASLNLDVFRSTYMNFSLRNDWSSTLPESNRSYSYPSVSVSSILSDYFKIASQVDYWKVYGSWASASDDLTPYSLQAFYEKDFNYGTTPSVVYPSVLANASIMPQNTQSYELGTAFGFFKNRLSLDLTYYNIIDDNTILNVPASQASGFNSRKVNGFKNRTQGFEVMLTAGIIKQDNFAWNTTVNWSTSVRKIESIYPGVNVLENRKVGDRADAYYATTWQKSANGDLILNQNTGMPIRDPYPTMLGHFNPDWQFGFMNTFKVKDFTINLDIDGSIGGVMNSQTIEKMWWGGKHPSSTLYRDQEYETGQNAYQPTGVIVTGGELIRDTNGNVTSDTRTYSPFTGTVSWQSWSQNYPYQARVTEEESELFANVFDRSFVKLRRLAVSYDVNKIIKSKALSGLDASVFGYNLLMWKNVPYVDPDFGIGNDANLQDPSTRYLGVSLNFKF; encoded by the coding sequence ATGAATGAATTAAACTTCCGGTCAGCAAAGCCAATGACAAAATTGGCGATTGCTTTAGGCCTCTCTATGGCGTTGTCCATACATGGGGCCTGGTCAACTCCAAAGCCAAACACTGATGAGGCCTCTGCCGCAATTTCCGTTGGCGCGCAGGGAGCAGCAAGTGGACAGATTACCAGCGAGAGCGGAGAAGCTTTGCTTGGTGCGACGATCACAAACCTGCGTACCCAGCAGATGACCTCTAGCGACTTCAACGGTAAATTTGTTATCGAAGCGCAGCGAGGGGATGTTTTGGAAATCAAGGCGATGGGCTATAAGGTGCAGCAGCAAAGCTACAATGGCAACAGCTTGACGATTGAATTGACCAAGGAGGAATCGGCTATTGAAGAAGTGGTTGTTACCGCGATAGGTATCAAAAAGCAGAAGAAGAAAGTCGGCTATGCTACGCAGGAGGTCAATACGGAAGTATTGCAACAGTCGAAGACCATGAACATCGGTAACGCGTTGACGGGACAAGTGGCCGGTTTGATCGTCAACAACCCCACAGGGATCTTTCAAGCACCATCGTTTAACCTGCGCGGAAAAACCAACCTTTTGATCGTAGTGGATGGTATTCCTGTAGAAACAAACTTCTACGATATACCGAGTCAAAATATTGAAAATATTAACGTCCTGAAGGGGGTAACCGCTTCCTCTCTATATGGAGCGCGTGGTAAAGAAGGAGCGATCTTAATCACTACAAAGCAGGCAAAAGCCGATAAGTTGCAATTTACCGTCGGGAGCACCAACATGTTTTCAGCTGGTTTTACGGTTTTTCCGGAATCCCAAATGGAATATGGTAGTGGATCCAATGGCAAGTATGAGTTTTGGGACGGAGCCGATGGTGGTATCTCCGATGGTGATATGGCTTGGGGACCGAAATTGAACAGCGGTATTCAAGTGCCGCAATGGAATAGCCCCATCCGCGATAAGCAGACAGGTGAAGTCATTCCTTGGTGGGGAGATGTCAGTGGAACAATGTATGATGATAAGTCGCGCTATGAGCGGGTGCCGATCGATTGGGTAGCACATGACAACTTGCGAGACTTCCTAGGTACAGGATTCGTGACGGAAAACAACGCGACAATAGCTTACAAGAACGATAAGCTAAGCATCTTCGCTTCTGGGAAATATGCTTTTCAGAAAGGTCAGGTGCCCAATTCACAGCTGACAACGGGTGGCGCAAATATCAACTCCTCCTATCGCTTCACCCCCAACTTGCAGTTTGATCTCAATTTGTCGTACAACAAGGTGAAATCGCCTAACTATCCGCGCTATGGCTACGGGCCAAAAAACCACATGTACACCATTTTACTGTGGATGGGAAATGATGTGAACGGAAAAGAATTGTCTGAGCATTACTACATACCGGGGCAAGAGGGGTTCCGTCAAGCAAACTACAATTACGCTTGGTACAATAACCCTTACTTTGCAGCAAACGAGCTGAACCAAATGCACGACCTTGATGTGTTACACGGACAGAGTACCCTCAACTGGAAGGTTTCTTCCAAATTCATGGTGCAGGGACGCGTCTCAGCCAGACAAAAGACCTTGTTTGAAGATATGCAGGTGCCTAAATCTTATATGAACTATGGCGACTCCCGAAACGGGGATTACAAGACTTGGGACAACAAGCAGGTGAACTTTGATGCCGATGTGTTGGCGACCTATACAGAGCAGTTTTCCGAAAATTTTGGCTTGACATTAAATGCCGGTGGTTCGACTTTTAAACGAGATATCCGTAACGCATTTATTTCCACCGATGGTTTAGTTGCCCCTTTCATCTATAACATCGGAAATAGCCAAGGGCCTATCAAAACATTGATCTCTGGAGATGATAAATCGAATAGCTACATTCGGGAGAAGGTAATCCGTAGTGCCTACGCTTCCTTAAACTTAGACGTATTCCGGTCTACTTATATGAACTTTTCGTTACGTAACGACTGGTCGTCTACGCTTCCGGAAAGCAATCGTTCATATAGTTACCCTTCGGTATCGGTGAGCTCTATCCTTTCGGATTATTTCAAGATTGCATCACAGGTGGATTACTGGAAGGTTTATGGTTCATGGGCTTCTGCTTCCGATGATTTGACGCCTTATAGCCTACAGGCATTCTACGAAAAGGATTTCAATTACGGAACCACACCTTCTGTAGTATACCCTAGCGTATTGGCCAATGCGAGCATCATGCCGCAAAACACACAATCTTACGAGCTCGGTACAGCTTTCGGTTTCTTCAAAAATCGTTTGTCGCTTGATTTGACCTATTATAACATTATTGATGACAACACCATCTTGAACGTGCCAGCCTCGCAGGCATCGGGATTCAACTCGCGCAAGGTAAACGGATTTAAAAACCGCACACAAGGTTTCGAAGTGATGCTAACGGCAGGAATCATTAAGCAGGATAATTTTGCTTGGAATACAACCGTGAACTGGAGCACTTCGGTACGTAAGATCGAAAGCATTTATCCGGGCGTGAATGTACTGGAAAATCGGAAGGTTGGTGATCGTGCTGATGCCTACTATGCAACGACTTGGCAGAAGTCTGCCAATGGCGATTTAATTCTTAACCAAAATACGGGCATGCCTATCCGCGATCCTTATCCCACCATGTTGGGGCATTTCAATCCCGATTGGCAATTTGGTTTTATGAATACCTTCAAGGTTAAGGACTTTACCATCAATTTGGATATCGATGGATCGATCGGCGGTGTGATGAACTCGCAGACCATCGAGAAGATGTGGTGGGGCGGTAAACATCCGTCGTCAACGCTTTACAGGGATCAGGAATATGAAACGGGACAGAATGCCTATCAGCCTACGGGGGTTATCGTGACCGGTGGTGAGTTGATCCGTGACACCAATGGGAATGTTACTTCCGATACGCGTACCTACTCGCCATTTACCGGCACGGTAAGCTGGCAGTCGTGGAGCCAAAATTACCCTTACCAAGCGCGGGTCACCGAAGAGGAAAGCGAACTGTTTGCTAATGTGTTCGATCGCTCTTTCGTTAAGCTAAGACGTTTGGCAGTAAGCTACGACGTCAACAAAATTATTAAGTCCAAAGCCCTTAGTGGTCTTGATGCTTCGGTGTTTGGATATAATTTATTGATGTGGAAAAACGTCCCTTATGTTGATCCTGATTTTGGTATTGGTAACGACGCGAACTTACAGGACCCGTCGACGCGATACCTTGGTGTATCCTTGAATTTTAAGTTTTAA
- a CDS encoding glycoside hydrolase family 2 protein, with translation MRTREQLLIVAVFFLFVSQVWAQEPLLSTPWTEAASQAEVPLAEYPRPQLSRENWQCLNGKWDYIGGKDAPNALNPEKEAAFEGKFEPILVPYCPESFLSGIQRKQEINMWYRRTFEIAKDWKDKDIILHFEAVDHDATIFVNGQKAGTHAGGYDAFALNITKFLKPGKNNLVVAAHDSNDGRYPSGKNGPRGDYTFSSGIWQTVWLEPVSKTYVQRIKLLPDVDGKRLQVTVETSDKATVSAVAYSGSKALPTIKAKSGETFFIPIENPRLWSPNDPFLYDLTLTLLDRAGNAVDEVKSYFGMRDVRLGKVNDVVRPLLNGEFVMQVGLLDQGYWPDGILTAPTEEALKSDIEYTKRAGYNLIRKHMKTEPQRFYYWADKMGLLVWQDMPCLWYPDEDTTRYRTAFREEYKELIDQHYNAPSIIAWVPFNENWGAFDVKNITAWTKKYDPSRLVNGNSGFNNNPSYQKAYGDPGNGDFVDTHIYVGPKGASEPDDKRAASLGEFGGVGLFVRGHMWPVENNAYAYEPTIDALTDRYVFLMDFVEQLVRYKGLSVAIYTQTTDVEHEVNGLLTYDRKVEKMRLEKIKAVNEAVIKAGNDLNMQTKK, from the coding sequence ATGAGAACAAGAGAACAACTACTGATCGTTGCCGTATTTTTCCTATTCGTTAGCCAAGTTTGGGCGCAGGAGCCACTATTGTCGACGCCATGGACCGAAGCCGCCTCCCAAGCGGAAGTTCCCTTGGCCGAGTACCCGAGACCACAGCTGTCGCGCGAGAATTGGCAATGCTTAAACGGAAAATGGGATTACATAGGCGGAAAAGATGCGCCGAACGCGCTGAATCCCGAAAAAGAAGCTGCTTTTGAAGGAAAATTCGAGCCTATTTTAGTGCCCTACTGTCCCGAATCTTTCCTCTCGGGCATTCAGCGTAAGCAAGAAATCAATATGTGGTATCGGAGGACATTTGAAATTGCAAAAGATTGGAAGGACAAGGATATTATCCTGCATTTTGAAGCGGTAGATCACGATGCGACGATATTCGTCAATGGGCAGAAAGCGGGAACGCACGCTGGCGGCTATGATGCCTTTGCGTTGAATATCACCAAATTTCTAAAACCGGGTAAGAATAACTTGGTTGTTGCAGCCCACGACAGTAATGATGGTCGTTATCCTTCCGGAAAGAATGGCCCCCGGGGTGATTATACCTTCTCTTCTGGGATATGGCAAACGGTGTGGCTCGAGCCGGTCAGCAAAACATACGTTCAACGGATTAAGCTATTGCCCGATGTTGATGGCAAGCGCCTGCAAGTGACTGTTGAAACATCGGACAAGGCGACAGTCTCGGCGGTGGCCTACAGCGGATCGAAAGCGCTGCCAACCATAAAAGCGAAATCGGGAGAAACATTTTTCATACCCATCGAAAATCCACGCCTTTGGTCGCCGAACGACCCCTTTTTGTACGACTTAACGTTAACACTACTCGACCGTGCAGGAAATGCTGTTGATGAAGTGAAGAGCTACTTTGGGATGCGAGATGTACGACTTGGTAAAGTGAATGATGTGGTGCGCCCATTGTTGAACGGGGAATTTGTGATGCAAGTAGGCCTTTTGGATCAGGGATATTGGCCGGATGGCATCCTAACGGCGCCAACGGAAGAAGCTTTGAAGTCTGATATCGAATACACGAAAAGAGCGGGATACAACCTTATCCGAAAGCATATGAAGACCGAGCCGCAAAGGTTCTACTATTGGGCAGATAAAATGGGGCTGTTGGTTTGGCAGGATATGCCCTGCCTATGGTATCCAGATGAAGATACAACGCGATACAGAACGGCATTTCGTGAAGAGTATAAAGAGCTTATTGACCAGCATTACAATGCACCGTCGATTATTGCATGGGTGCCATTTAACGAAAATTGGGGTGCCTTCGATGTGAAGAATATTACCGCATGGACGAAGAAGTATGATCCCTCGAGATTGGTTAACGGAAACTCAGGATTCAACAATAATCCTTCGTATCAGAAAGCCTATGGAGACCCCGGAAATGGTGACTTTGTGGATACACATATCTATGTAGGCCCAAAAGGAGCTTCCGAGCCGGATGATAAGCGCGCAGCATCCTTGGGGGAATTTGGTGGTGTGGGGCTATTCGTTCGCGGGCATATGTGGCCGGTGGAAAACAATGCTTACGCTTACGAACCAACCATCGACGCATTAACCGATCGCTACGTTTTCCTGATGGACTTTGTGGAACAGCTTGTGCGATACAAGGGGCTTAGCGTTGCGATCTACACGCAGACCACTGACGTGGAGCACGAGGTCAATGGCCTATTGACCTACGACAGAAAGGTGGAAAAGATGCGGCTGGAAAAAATAAAGGCCGTGAATGAAGCAGTGATCAAAGCGGGAAATGATTTAAATATGCAAACGAAGAAATAA
- a CDS encoding PDZ domain-containing protein, with protein MNLSAFNYRRTIGLIFQNRNALQQQNTAKKNNLAPQVHLSPLTVPDESSNFDLLCTKNNRLSVTIILKSLSKLFFFSAIFCFTQAWAQSTKPQQIYVASTGKDSQSGTSSRPFASPQAALKQVTKLKKDGYKGAVELILREGTYYLDEALLITPAESGSENAPLTIKAAKGHRVTLSGAVPLHLKWVHQQSGIWKASTPKGLVFQELYTNGKRLHRARYPNYDATVLPFQGYAADALSTARVQRWKDPTTAYVHALHIGRWGGFHYRISGRDQDGQLTFSGGEQNNRPSKMHETYRYVENIVEELDVANEWFLDEKTNTLYYYPEKGIDPNNEQFEAPLLENIITIQGSLTQPAHNIRLEGIRFTHTAPTFMKTAEPLLRSDWTIYRQGAVKIEGAERCEVTGSDFVDLGGNAIFISNYNRDILIANNLIERLGAGAINFVGSPEAVRSPAFRYEKSVPITAMDTLIGPKSDNFPKDCEASNNLIRDIGLIEKQVAGVQISMASAIRVLHNSIYRVPRAGINIGDGTWGGHDIAYNDVFQTVLETSDHGAFNSWGRDRFWQANRGEMNKVTAQHPTWVLLDAVQPTQIRNNRFQCDHGWDIDLDDGSTNYQIYNNLCLSGGLKLREGFYRTVYNNIMINNGFHPHVWFKDSHDVFRNNVVMRSHADIQVKFWGDTVDYNYYASTDDLAKDQKKGIDAHSEVIDMQFKDAAKGDFQLVGNLPKGFKNFDMNSFGVEHPRLKKLAETAPIPTLSTQNASTQTSVLSWKGAQFKSIASLGEQSAAGLPSMAGALVAQLEENSPLYLSGLRASDVIVECQHETIDNSADLERIVKRDKFRDQLTVVIYRNQSKQTLLLKL; from the coding sequence ATGAACCTATCCGCTTTTAACTACAGAAGGACGATTGGATTAATATTCCAAAACCGAAATGCACTACAGCAGCAAAATACCGCTAAGAAAAATAACTTAGCCCCCCAAGTACATCTATCTCCTCTTACGGTGCCTGATGAATCCAGTAATTTTGATTTATTATGCACCAAAAACAATCGACTCTCTGTAACGATCATATTAAAATCCCTATCCAAACTATTTTTTTTCAGCGCTATATTTTGCTTTACCCAAGCTTGGGCGCAGTCTACGAAACCCCAACAGATCTATGTTGCTTCAACCGGAAAGGATAGCCAATCCGGCACCTCTTCCCGTCCTTTTGCTAGCCCACAAGCGGCACTGAAGCAGGTCACTAAGTTGAAAAAAGACGGCTACAAAGGCGCCGTTGAACTCATCCTTCGTGAAGGAACCTACTATTTAGACGAGGCGCTGTTGATTACGCCCGCCGAATCCGGTAGCGAAAATGCACCACTGACAATTAAGGCCGCAAAGGGTCACCGTGTGACGCTCAGCGGCGCTGTGCCGTTGCACTTGAAATGGGTACATCAGCAATCAGGTATCTGGAAAGCGTCAACTCCCAAGGGCCTTGTTTTTCAGGAACTGTACACGAATGGAAAACGGCTACACAGGGCGAGGTATCCTAATTATGACGCCACAGTACTTCCCTTTCAGGGCTATGCTGCCGATGCCTTAAGTACAGCGCGCGTACAACGCTGGAAAGATCCGACGACCGCTTATGTCCATGCGTTACATATCGGTCGTTGGGGAGGTTTCCACTACCGCATCAGCGGTAGGGATCAAGATGGTCAGCTCACCTTTTCGGGAGGCGAACAAAACAATAGGCCGAGTAAGATGCACGAGACCTACCGCTATGTGGAAAATATAGTTGAAGAGCTCGATGTGGCCAACGAATGGTTCTTGGACGAAAAGACCAACACGCTCTATTACTACCCCGAGAAAGGTATCGACCCGAACAACGAACAGTTCGAAGCGCCACTGCTAGAAAATATCATCACGATACAAGGGAGCTTAACACAACCTGCGCACAACATTCGCCTTGAGGGAATACGCTTTACCCATACCGCCCCAACATTTATGAAGACGGCCGAGCCGCTGTTGCGAAGTGATTGGACAATCTATCGGCAGGGAGCGGTAAAAATCGAAGGCGCAGAACGCTGCGAAGTAACAGGTTCCGACTTTGTGGATCTAGGTGGAAACGCAATCTTCATCAGCAATTACAACCGTGATATTCTGATTGCCAACAATCTCATCGAACGATTGGGCGCTGGAGCCATCAACTTTGTCGGTAGCCCCGAGGCTGTACGTTCTCCCGCTTTTCGTTATGAAAAATCTGTCCCAATTACAGCGATGGATACCCTCATCGGCCCTAAATCGGATAATTTTCCAAAAGACTGTGAAGCCAGCAACAACCTCATTCGCGACATCGGCTTGATCGAAAAACAGGTTGCGGGTGTCCAGATCTCCATGGCCTCCGCTATCCGTGTGCTACACAACAGCATCTACCGTGTGCCACGTGCTGGTATCAACATTGGCGATGGCACTTGGGGCGGTCACGATATTGCCTACAACGATGTCTTCCAAACCGTCCTCGAGACGAGTGACCATGGCGCTTTTAACTCCTGGGGGAGAGATCGATTTTGGCAGGCCAACCGCGGGGAAATGAACAAGGTCACGGCGCAACATCCAACCTGGGTTTTGCTGGATGCCGTACAGCCCACACAGATCCGCAATAACAGGTTTCAGTGTGATCATGGCTGGGACATTGACCTAGATGACGGATCAACGAACTACCAAATTTACAACAATCTTTGTCTCAGTGGCGGACTAAAACTTCGAGAAGGGTTCTATCGTACGGTGTACAACAATATCATGATCAATAACGGTTTCCATCCGCACGTATGGTTCAAAGACAGCCACGATGTATTTAGAAACAATGTGGTGATGCGTAGCCATGCTGATATTCAAGTAAAATTTTGGGGCGACACCGTGGATTATAACTACTACGCATCGACGGATGACTTGGCAAAAGATCAGAAAAAAGGAATAGATGCACATAGCGAGGTCATTGATATGCAGTTTAAAGATGCCGCAAAAGGCGATTTTCAGCTAGTAGGAAATCTTCCCAAAGGATTTAAAAATTTCGATATGAATTCTTTTGGCGTAGAGCATCCTCGCCTTAAGAAATTAGCAGAAACGGCACCTATCCCCACGCTTTCCACACAAAATGCCTCCACTCAAACCTCGGTCTTATCTTGGAAAGGGGCACAATTTAAATCGATAGCATCCTTGGGCGAGCAATCTGCGGCAGGTCTCCCAAGCATGGCGGGCGCACTAGTGGCACAGCTGGAAGAAAACAGTCCGCTCTATCTTAGTGGCCTACGTGCGAGCGACGTTATAGTGGAATGTCAGCATGAGACAATCGACAACAGCGCAGATCTCGAACGTATCGTTAAGCGAGATAAATTCAGAGATCAATTAACCGTAGTTATTTACAGAAATCAAAGTAAGCAAACCTTACTTTTGAAACTATAA